ACGCCGCTCTTCGGCGAGGCCCGCGCGCTGCTGGGGATCAGCGTCGCGTTCGTCGACGTGACCCAGAGCCACCGGCTGAACAGCGACCTGCAGGAGGCCCACCAGGAGCTGGAGACGGCCTTCGAGGAGCTGCAGTCCGCCAACGAGGAGCTGGAGACCACCAACGAAGAGCTGCAGAGCACCATCGAGGAGCTGGAGACGACCAACGAGGAGCTCCAGTCGACCAACGAGGAGCTGGAGACCATGAACGAGGAGCTCCAGTCCACCAACGAGGAGCTGGAGACGCTGAACGACGAGATGCACCGGCGCACGCTGGAGCTGAACCACGTGAACGCGTCGATGACCTCGATCCTGGCCTCGCTGCGCACGGGGGTGGTGGTGCTGGACCGCGGGCAGGACATCCGCGTGTGGAACCGCAAGGCCGAGGACCTGTGGGGGCTGCGCGCCGACGAGGTGAGCGGCCACGCCTTCCAGAACCTGGACATCGGCCTGCCGGTGGAGCGGCTGAAGGCGGCGGTGCGCGCCTGCATTGGCGGCGAGAGCGAGTACGAAGAGGTGCTGCTGGACGCGGTGAACCGCCGCGGGCGCTCCATCCGCTGCCGGGTGGCCGTCACCCCGTTCGTGGGGGTCGACCAGGAGATCCGCGGGGCCGTGCTGGTGATGGAGGAATGGCGCGACGGTGGGGCGCCGCCGCGGGGCGACGCGGCGACGGCCGCGCCGGCCTGAGGCGATCGTTTCGCGGCCCGATGGGCGGGCCAGCCACGGAAGGGGGAACCATGCGCGCACCCGGCGAGGACGGCCGGAGCCCGGCCGAGGAGGAGAGCGAGGTGGCCGAGGAGGTGCGCCGCTCGGCCGAGAGCGGGCGCGTGGACGCCGAGCACGAGCGCGAGACCGCCGAGGACGACCGCACCCGGGGCGAGAGCCGGCGCTGGGCGCAGGAGGCCGGGCGCGAGAACCGGGATTGGCAGCGCGATGAAGCCGAGGAGCTGCGGCGCGTCGCCGAAGACGCGCGCGCCCACGCCGAGGCCGCGCGCGCGGATGCCGAGCGGGCGCGCGGATACGCGGAGGAGGCCCGCGCGCAGGCCGAGGAGGCGCGCGCCCACGCCGAGGAGGCCCGCTCCGTGGCCGAGGCCGAGCGCCACCTCCGCCGCGAGATGCAGGCGTTGCTGCACGAGCTGCGGGAACGCCCGCCGCCCGCGGGACTCGCGGCGGACAGGATCGTGCGGTGATGCTCCGCACGGCGGGACGGCGATGAAGAGCGGAGGAGCAGGGGACCACGTTCCCCTGCTCCTCCGACTTTCACGAGAACCGCACGCGATCAGGGGATGATGGCGATCGCTCCCGTCGCCGCGGCGACGGCGGGCGGCAGCGTCACGATCCGCCGAGCCGGTTCAGGAGGATCGCCGCCCAGGAGAGCAGGGTGACGGCGGCATAGGCCCACGCGGGGGGCGCGAGGCTGCGGCGGCTCCCCCGGTACCCGATCCGGCAGATGAGCCCCCACGCCGCCAGCTGCACCGCGGTGAAGCCCAGAAAGCCCGCCTGCAGCCGGCTCGCGTCGAGCCCGCTGTCCATCAGTCTCACGGCGATCTCGCGCACCGTGAGCGTGATTCCGGCGATCGACACCACGTAGAAAACCACCAGCATTTTCCGGTACGCCCGCCCGCGGCGGGTGTCCGGAAGGTGATGTGTGTTCATCGCTCGTCAGGTCTGGCCGTGAAGGCGCTTGCGGTCAGGGGGCCGGAGGTCCGGCTCCGGGGCGGGCGTAGTAGAACCGGACGGCGCCCGAGAGCACCACGCGGTCGACAGCCCACGCATCCGGATTCACGAGCTGATACTCCTCGCGGTGCGTCTCCTCTCCTCTACGAACGGTCAGGTACACTCGTCTGTTGGGGCCCGCGAGGTTCACCGAATCCACCAGGACGCGCACTTCCCGCCGCGGATCCACCGTCTCCGGCGTGTCGCAGGGCGCCGCCCGCGCCACGAGAAGATCGCGAAAGGCGGGGAGCAGCCCGGCGGAAACCTGCTCGGGCGATCCGACCGTGCGGTAGACGCTGCATGCATCGAACTTCGTGGAATCGCGCAGCCAGTTCGCGCGGTAGCCGATCACGGCGTTGAGCGCGGCAACCTTCGACGCGGCGCCGCCGGCCTGTGCGACGAGCTCTCCGCGGATAAGGAGAGCGAGCATCACTGTGACCGCGGCGGAAACGTACCTTTTCATTTCAGGCATGGTCCCGCTCCCGGCGGCAAGAGGTTGAAGGGGACGTCCGTGTAGGTGCCCGTTGCGCTCATGCCGTTGGGATGAGAGTAGCCGAGGGCGTGGGCAGCCTCGTGAAGCGCGGTGTTGGCAAGTTCTCGTTGGTCCGTGGCGTTGTTGACTGCAGCATCCAGAGCCCACGGGTCGAAGTGGATGTGCGAATTGTAGGTCGCGCCGTAGTGTGCCAGAGATCCAGTGGTGTTGCTTCCTCCCCGATAGACGTACCCGCTGTTGAAGCTTCTCAGGAACTGCTCCCGCATGTCGCGGCACTTCCTGCGGGTGGCAGTGTCCGCGATCGCCGTGTCGGCACGGACGAAGTTCCTGATCGCGTTCAGGATCGTTGTGGAATCGGTCTTCGTAAGCGGCTGCTCGCAGTTCGGGTCCGTGGTCGGATCGCAGGTGGTCTTCGTCGAATCCGGGGGCGGGCTCGTGCCGCCGCCTCCGCTGGCCGGTGCCGCCGGATCGCTGCCCGGCGTAGGCGCGACGCCCGCGTCGCCCGAGGTCGTCGGGGCCGGCTTGCAGTTCGGGTACTCGCCCCCGTACTGGCACTCGGTGGCCGTGACACCCTCCAGCTGGAACTCCGTTCCGGTCATCCGTGGCGCACCCGGTCGCGCCTCATCTCCCGTGACCGAATCCGAGCATGCAGCGTTCAGTATCAGCGCGATCCCGCAAACCGCGAGACCGATCCCGCGCGAACTCATGCCGCGCGGCGGGCGAACGAAAAATCGCCGCATCTGTATCCCCCTTCGTGCGTGAAGTTCCATCAGGCGCGACGTAGTGTCGAGCCTTTCACTCGTTCTCGTACCCATTCTCCGCGTGGATTCCGCGCGATCTCCTCTCCACACTGGCAGCGGTGCAACACTGGCCTGGCGGCTGACGAGATCATCGAGCAGCGCTCAGCTGGAGCGTTCAGACGCTTGGAATCACAAGGTTGCTTCGTGCGCGGGAGACGCTGATGGCGAGGCGGCGATCGAGATCGGGCGGACGCGGCGTGCAATCATCCGCATCGAGATGCACACGGGGCGACGCGCAGGTCCGGAGCAGGGTTGGCGACGGCTCGTCTGGCGTGCGGGCTACGAGCGCGAAGAAACCAGTGATACAGCGGCATCTCGGAGCCTGGACATCCAAGCTTGCTCCTCCCCGTAAGTGTAAGGGTGCCCAATTATCATTCAGGAGGTTATTGTCGTCAAGGGCCTGTTGGGTTATCGAGCGTAGATGACGTGGCGACGTGGCAAAGGCCAACACCGACCCGCCTCACCCATGCGGCGCCGCGCCGCAGTCCAGGGCGCACGGTACCGGATCCCCGCTCGCCGCCGTCACAGTGACTTCACCTGATCGCGAATTCGGGGATCGATCGTGCAATCCGGCAGCTACGCCAGCCACCCGCGCTGCACGGCGTAGCGGACCATGTCGGTGCGGCTGCGCAGGCCCAGCTTCTCGGCGATGCGGGCCTTGTAGGTTTCCACCGTCTTGGTGCTGATCCCCAGCTCGGTGGCGATCTCCTTGTTGCTGGCGCCCCAGGCGATGCGGCGGAGCACGTCTTCCTCGCGCTCGCTCAGGCGCCCGGGCTCGGCGGCGCCGCGGCGCGCGGGCTGCCCGGCGGCGCCGCCCAGCAGGCTGCCGGCCAGCAGCGGGTCCACGTAGGTGCCCCCGCCGGCCACCACCTGGATGGCGCGCACCAGCTCGTCGGCGGCGGCGCGCTTGGGCAGGTAGCCCGACGCGCCCGCCTGCAGCAGCCGCGTGAGGTGGCCGCGGTCCTCGTGCATGGTGAGCGCCAGCACCCGCACCGCGGGGCACTCGCGGCAGATGCGCTCGGTGGCCTCGGCCCCGTCCAGCAGCGGCATGGACACGTCCATCACCACCACGTCGGG
The sequence above is drawn from the Longimicrobium sp. genome and encodes:
- a CDS encoding response regulator transcription factor; its protein translation is MTLRIVLADDHEVVRSGLRALVDGTTGMAVVGEARDGAEAVRRACELRPDVVVMDVSMPLLDGAEATERICRECPAVRVLALTMHEDRGHLTRLLQAGASGYLPKRAAADELVRAIQVVAGGGTYVDPLLAGSLLGGAAGQPARRGAAEPGRLSEREEDVLRRIAWGASNKEIATELGISTKTVETYKARIAEKLGLRSRTDMVRYAVQRGWLA